One Nicotiana sylvestris chromosome 12, ASM39365v2, whole genome shotgun sequence genomic window carries:
- the LOC138882698 gene encoding uncharacterized protein — MRDFMMVEDSKLWDVICDGPYVPTKKVGDPPVTTPKTRKEYNNADRKAVEKNFHAKKILVCGIGPDECNRISACQSAKEIWEALQTAHEETTQVNQSKINMLTTEYELFRMKDDESIQDMYTRFTSIINELHTLGEIIPKNKLVRKILSALSISWESKVNAITEAKDLQALTIDELVGNLKTYEMKKKKDNERREPKKKRT; from the coding sequence ATGCGTGACTTTATGATGGTAGAAGATTCTAAGTTATGGGATGTTATATGTGATGGTCCTTATGTCCCAACAAAGAAGGTTGGAGACCCTCCAGTGACGACGCCAAAAACCAGGAAAGAATACAACAATGCAGATAGGAAAGCTGTGGAGAAAAACTTTCATGCCAAGAAAATTTTGGTGTGTGGCATAGGACCAGATGAATGCAATAGGATATCAGCTTGTCAATCCGCCAAGGaaatatgggaagctttgcaaacagCACATGAGGAAACAACTCAAGTAAACCAATCTAAGATTAATATGCTCACCACTGAGTATGAACTCTTCAGGATGAAAGatgatgaatctattcaagacatgtacacaagattcacttccatcataaatgagctacACACGCTTGGTGAAATCATTCCTAAGAACAAGCTCGTGAGGAAAATTCTCAGTGCCTTGTCCATTTCATGGGAGAGCAAAGTGAATGCCATTACTGAAGCAAAGGATCTGCAGGCCCTAACTATAGACGAGCTAGTTGGAAATCTTAAAACATacgaaatgaaaaagaagaaggacaatgaaagaagagaaccaaaaaagaaaagaacatgA
- the LOC138882699 gene encoding uncharacterized protein, with protein sequence MAVSLRNGRDLDLEQERSRETRQAKTLIPVSIELDESTKLIEVTVQPAQEENNIQIETEKEDETTQKPVVEVVADKDQSQIIGKKRPPAPFPQRLAKFQKEEQYKKFFEMLKQIQTCSAVVTRPIAEKLSDPGSFTIPFTIGNFAFAKALCDLGASINLMPLAIYKRLGIGRSRPTSMLLQLADRTVKRPSGILDDVLIQVGKFVFPADFVILDCKVDEEIPIMLGRPFLATGRAIIDCETGELKMRLNDKEITFNVQKSMRRPSKFTNCSLIDVVDVIVETDDEMLTIEDPLAACLINVDEVNGEELAEWVLALEGRGFLDRTLEFETLHLENRETPPAKPSIEEPPKLELKSLPAHLKYEFLGPDSTLPVIISSSLLDVQAQQLLQKRGIEVDHAKVDVIAKLPPPTSVKEIRIFLRHAGFYRRFIRDFSKIANPLCKLLEKDHPFLFSDDCRVAFEELKKRLVTTPIIIAPDWEQPFDLICDASVYAMGAVLGQRKDKLMHPIYYASRMLSRAKLNYKVTEKEMLVVVFGFNKFRSYLIGSKIIVYTDHTALRYLIEKKESKPRLIHWVLLLQEFDLEIRDRKGTENQVTDHLSRLEGAENSVEVEDILETFPDEQLLAISLE encoded by the exons atggcagtgagtctacgtaatggcagagaTTTGGATTTAGAGCAAGAGAGGTCTCGAGAAACCAGACAAGCTAAGACACTCATACCAGTGTccattgagctggatgagtcaacgaaactgatagaggtgacagtccagcctgcccaggaagaaaATAACATTCAGATTGAGACTGAGAAAGAAGATGAGACAACCCAGAAACCAGTCGTTGAGGTGGTAGCTGACAAAGATCAAtcccaaatcattgggaagaagagacctcctgcaCCATTCCCTCAGAGGCTGGCTAAGTTCCAAAAAGAGgagcaatacaagaaattctttgagatgctgaaacaaatccag acctgtagtgcagtggtgactagaccaattgcgGAAAAGCTATCTGACCCAGGGAGCTTTACAATTCCATTCActattggtaattttgcttttgctaaAGCACTGTGTGACCTAGGAGCcagcataaatcttatgcccctggcaaTTTATAAGAGGCTAGGAATTGGAAGAtctagacccacctctatgttgttgcagctggctgacaggactGTAAAAAGACCCTCTGGTATCCTAGACgatgtgttgattcaggtagggaagtttgtgttccctgcagattttgtgatcttagactgcaaagtggatgaagagattcccataatgttgggaaggccgttcttggccactgggagagctATCATAGATTGTGAGACTGGAGAGCTAAAGATGAGATTGAATGATAAAgaaataacattcaatgtgcagaaatctatgaggcgaccaagtaaATTCActaattgctctcttattgatgtcgtggatgtaatcgtagagactgatgatgagatGCTGACTATTGAGGACCCTCTTGCTGCATGTCTGATAAATGTAGATGAGGTAAATGGAGAAGAACTGgcggaatgggtgttggcattaGAGGGCAGAGGGTTCTTGGATAGAACTCTTGAATTTGAGACTTTGCActtagaaaatagagaaactcctccagccaagccatccatcGAAGAACCCCCAAAACTGGAGTTGAAGTCACTGCCCGCCCATCTCAAGTATGAGTTCCTTGGACCTGACTctacattacctgttattatctcatctagtttgttagatgtgcaggcacaacaactcttGCAG AAGAGGGGCATTGAGGTGGATCATGCTAAAGTGGATGTGATAGCAAAGCTCCCCCCTCCAACTTCAGTCAAGGAAATTAGGATCTTCCTCaggcatgccggtttctaccggagattcataagagacttctcaaaaattgccaatCCTCTCtgcaagttgttagaaaaagatcaccccttcttgttttctgatgattgcagggtagcattcgaggagctgaaaaaaaggctagtcacaacacccatcattattgcccccgactgggagcaaccattcgaccTCATATGTGATGCCAGTGTCTACGCAATGGGGGCAGTGCTGGGACAGCggaaagacaagctaatgcaTCCAATATACTATGCTAGTAGAATGCTGAGTAGAGCCAAGCTGAACTACAAGGTGACGGAGAAGGAGATGTTGGTTGTGGTGTTTGGTTTCaacaagttcagatcatacctgattggctctaagataattgtatacactgatcatacagctctcaggtacttgattgagaagaaggagtctaagcCACGCCTGATTCATTGGGTACTACTACTACAAGAATTTGACCTCgaaattcgtgaccgtaagggcacagaaaaccaagtcactgaccatctatcacgacttgagggagctgaaaactCAGTCGAGGTTGAAGATATTTTGGAAACCTTTCCGGATGAGCAGCTGCTTGCTATTAGCCTCGAGTAA